The sequence below is a genomic window from Gossypium hirsutum isolate 1008001.06 chromosome A11, Gossypium_hirsutum_v2.1, whole genome shotgun sequence.
taacaaaattttaataccacattactaacatttcataaatatttataaaaatatttccaactcggttttacgagatcgaggtctcgataccttggttttactcaatttcttcaataatttctttttctaactaaccactaaatcggtaaaatttttctatcgatattttcatacgattttcctatcatatcaatatttatgcaaaaatattaaaataaatttctttttaaattgaatttgtggttacgaaaccactgttctgataacattgaatttaagCCGTACTTACCATTAGAAGAACGGTACGTCCATCAGTACGTATGGTAcataacaaatattattataagtgttttttttatctttttatctttttatataaagtttataaaaaaaacaatttaaatgttTTAACTCAAGACATCAAAATCTTGAAAGCAAATCAACCAAAATCTCATTACTTTTCCATAATTTATTGTCACCACATTTAGTACACAAATAATGGAGACTGAGATATTGGTAAAAAATATATCCTTAATTTTATCATATGAACTCCATTTGtgtagttaaatttaattttaaatttacaaataaagttgagattttaatatttgtaactatgttgtatttaattttttttaaaaataagatgtGACAAAATCTCAaacttatttgtaaaataaaaattttcactcTTGGTATACCCAATAATTACTTTTCTAATATATTTAATACGAATAATTTAAACCCTTTTTCTTGGCTTATTCAATGCCTGTGAAGGGGAAAATCCTTCTAAAAGGGCAGACTAAAAGAATCGATACCAAATGATTAACGATTTTAGCATTCAAAAAGTAAATTTACGTTTTAgttactcaacttcaaaaagttacaaattaatcattgaattatttgaaaattttcatttaagtcactggacTATTAAAATTACTATTGTATGGCCTTTTCCATTCAATTTGCCTAAACCAATAGAAGCCCTTCTCCTtattctcttctacaattcaaaattttttcatgaaacaattttaaacgacacaaatctacaaaccaaaatcCTAGCAACTTTCTCCTATGATTTGCGACACTTACCTTCAAATCTACTTAAATCTAAAGTAAGTTCTATTTATCAATGGGTACTAGTCTATCGCACTAATCATAAAATCATTGCTGGAGCTcactaattgaacttaaaaaaaaatccaatgacttaaataaaaactttcaaatagttcagtaaCTTAagtaaaaactttcgaatagttcaatgatcattttataatcttttaaatttAAGTGACCAAAAACATAACTTATTAATAGTTGAATGAGAATAGCAGTTTAAAGTTGCAATTAAGGAAACTATTTCAATGTGATACAACTAAATATCCATTTGGCGTGCTAATTATTTGCCGCTTTTATTGACTAAGCTTAAAATAAATACTATTTCAACCCAATTTccttataaaaatatatcaaaaattgaATACTcgtttatataataaaaattatatatgtcaATAATctttgatataattaatttagtcataaattacaaaaaatataaatgcGTATACACTTAGTTccgttttaattttattcttaataTTCAGTCCTTATATATGGTTTTTAATATCcaatacttgaaaaatataaatatgtgctTCAAggaagtaaaatttaaaatttacatattcATTCAtgcacttttttttaattattaaaaaatgaatttcatatataatatatataaaatatttttttaatagataaatgagaaagatattataaatattattgaaatcataattaaattattaatttagttatggattgtatattttttgtttaataacttaatttacatggtcttttttcttttcatttttaaattatacTCTAACTTTTCTTAAATAGTAAAACTAAAATCATTATTGAGAGTAATATCAATCCATTTAagcttattttaaatattaaaaattttatcatatttattataatttaaattatcatagttataaaaattaaatattcatattatttttaattggtcaataatattatttatgaaatgttacagattttatattgatttttaataatataatataatatatttaattaatacatacaatCGGTTCatgaagaaaaaataattttatatgttgtataattaataaaaaatatttatctcttaaaacaaaaaacaaaaaacaaaaaacgcAATCTTTATCtcttaaaacaaaaaacaaaccaCATTTAgctgtttttaaaaaaaaggtaaattaactAAATAACTCTTTATATTAGTTTTCATAAAAATAGGAAATTTCCACTTCAGATTATCGTACTCGTAAAATACCACCTAAAAATAGATTAAGCGGCTCACAATGTTTATCTATTTAAGTGCTTATTACAAACGCAGACTTATAAATCCTAAATtaagggtttttatttttattattttcgttcCAACTACGTCGCGGTGGGTCCCGGCATCACCCATAGCTGTTTTCAAATTTGTGTCGGGATAACAAATCAAACTCCAGCATCCTAAGACGTTTTGGATTCAAAGAGAAACatctttcttttaactttttttgcgTCCTTAAGAAAATTCCCATAATCATTCTCAGAATCTCCCAAATCATAGGGTTATCAATTCTCCAATCCGGCATTGTTTGGGTTGAGCCAAGAGCGGGTGGGGCAAGCAACCGGAAAGATGATAGGCAAGTGTTTGGGAGCTCAAAGGTGTAGAAAGATCCACAGGACTCTCCGTCACTGCAAGGTAACGGTCTTTTGCTTCGTCCTCACCGTAGTCGTTCTACGTGGCACTATTGGTGCCGGGAAATTCGGGACTCCGGAGCAGGACTTCGTTGAGATTCGCGACCATTTCTATTTCCGGAGACGCGCTGAGACGCACCGCGTACTCGAAGAAGTTCAAACGACCTCGTCCGATAACGAGGTCGTCAGCGACGCCAACGCCGAAACCAATAGTTACAACGATTTCGAGTTAAATAAGGTATTAGTTGACGAGGAATCCGATGACTCGAAACTCGACTCCGACAAGCCATATTCTCTTGGGCCGAAAATCTCCGATTGGGACAAGCAGCGATCTGAATGGCTGAAAGAAAATCCTGATTATCCAAATTTCATCGGTCCAAACAAACCGAGGGTTCTTTTAGTCACTGGTTCATCTCCCAAGCCGTGTGAGAACCCGGTTGGTGAACATTACTTGTTAAAATCAACGAAGAACAAGATAGATTACTGTAGGTTACACGGGATTGAAATATTTTACAATATGGCACTGTTAGATGCAGAAATGGCAGGGTTTTGGGCCAAATTACCGTTGATTCGGAGGCTTTTGCTTTCGCATCCGGAGGTGGAATTCCTGTGGTGGATGGACAGTGACGCGATGTTTACCGACATGGCTTTTGAGATTCCTTGGGAAAGGTATAAAGACTCGAACTTGGTTATGCATGGCTGGAATGAGAGGGTTTATGATCAAAAGAATTGGATTGGGTTAAATACTGGGAGTTTTTTGTTGAGGAATGGGCAATGGGCACTTGGTTTTCTTGACGCTTGGGTTCCAATGGATCCTAAAGGGAAGATTAGGGATGAAGCAGGGAAGGTATTGACCAGGGAACTTAAGAACCGTCCTGTTTTCGAAGCTGATGATCAGTCTGCAATGGTTTATTTGTTGGCCACTCAAAGGGAGCAGTGGGGTGATAAGGTTTACCTTGAGCATGCTTACTATTTGCATGGTTATTGGGGGCTTTTGGTTGATAGGTACGAGGAAATGATTGAAACTTATCACCCAGGTTTAGGTGACCATCGTTGGCCATTGGTGACTCACTTTGTGGGGTGTAAGCCTTGTGGGAAGTTGGGGAATTACCCTGTTGAGAGGTGCTTGAAGCAGATAGATAGAGCATTCAACTTTGGGGATAATCAGATTCTTCAGATTTATGGGTTTACTCAGCAACCTTTGGCTAGTAGAAGGGTGAAGAAAGTTCGAAACGAGAGCAGGAATCCCATTGAGGTGAAAGATGTACTTAGATCGCTTCATCCAGCTTTTAAAGCGGTTAAGGTATCGTCTTCTTAGGTTGTATATGTGATCTTATGATGTTCAAATGTTGTGTATGCAGTGGGAACTTTATGTTTTAGGTTAGGAGAAATAGTATCCTTCTGTTTCTTATCCATGTTGGGTACTAAAAGTTGTAAATGCTTTCCAGAGGAAAATAGTGCCTTATTTTGTGTGCAGCTATTCAATTTTGTAGTATATCAGCAAACTTGGATCTGTGATTATCACTTGGATTTGTTAGCCAGAAAGCTGCTACATTGTAATTCAATCAGAGAGATAAATACCGATGCATGTATATATCGTTGCTCTGCATCATGAAGCAGTGACATTTATTGTTGTAAGTAGCTGATACAATTACTTACTGatagaaggaaagaaagaaagtagCATTTTAAATCAGTCAGACATCTATTAAGAAAAAATGTAATCTGGTTTTAAGTTTGAAAGAAAGTGAGAAAAATTGATAGGATGATGTATGGAAGCTGAACCAATATCATTAGTCTCTCTCTGTATCTCCTCTTTCATTGTTTTTAGAGTAATTAGGATAAGAATGATGAAAGAATAGAAGGAAGATGAAGACGAGTCTTAAAGGAATAAGATTAGGGGTGCTGCAGTTCCTTgctttctttattcttttcaatgGCTGATACTCGTGGACCGCATAACTTATAGTATTAGCAAATATGATACGTGCATACGAGGATGGTCCGGAAGTATTGACAATTAAAAGATCATATGTGTTGGGGGTTGACGACGATCGTCCGActcatcaccatcaccatcaccatcattttctttctcttttctcacTTTGTCTTTGAGAATCTTAAAGCGTATCATACTGATCACAAGTCTGTTATTGGTTGGCTGAGTTTTACATTACGGTTGTTTGGTTGTTAATATTTTGGTCACCTTATAATATTATACTCTTAAATAGTGTCAAAATGCCTTAACATAGAGTGTATTCTTATTAAGGTTTATTCATTAAGGTATCTTAGATTACAAGCATAATCTTAAACTTTTttaagtttagattattttacaTTTACGCAATTTTATTAcgaaatataattatttttttttataataatggaAACACAATTCCTGCTTCCCTACATGGGAATAAATTTCTCTTTATGGATCCACTAGATTAGTGTTCATAAGCTAAGAATTATTATATTTAGGAAACTGTCAGATGTGCTTAATTagttatttaacttttttttagttaattcgaatcaaataataattcttaaattaaccatttttatttctgaaaagaaaattgaagcttACACTTTCTTGATTATTTTCGCTGGCCTGGTCCAGTCCATTCATGAAAAGCTGGAAAGCCTCACACAAGGTTGTAACTGAGCccaaatatttgaattttgaatgtACTTTGCCGCTCCTATTGGGCTTTGCATTAATACTCACAATGACAAAAATGCCATCATCCAAACTTCATTAATATTCACAAAAAATTTGTAATAAAGCAGATAAAAAAGCTAGATTTGAAGTTGAATcttatgtaataataataataaaaagtttgaAGTGGGAGTGGCATATTTGTAAATTAAAGGCGTTGAACATGACCCATGTCTTTAAAATGAGCAAGCTGCGATCACTTCTGTTTTCCCTCGACGCTTCCAAGTTTTCGAATCGAAACTACGGACCTACGGTTAGCAACTGAGGTGCGGCGTCATCAACTACCCAAGATCCACTGCCTAGCATggtaaattttacttttatttttattttcttcattctcCAAACTCTGGAGCTGTTCATCTTCGTCGCTATCATttgttctatttcttttaatttcccATAAATTTTACGATCCAAAAGTCAAGTCATGGTTCATGAAGTTTTGATAAAAAAAGATCGTTGTTTTCGACTTGTTTTAGACCCGGTTTTCTCTGACTTGTGAAACTTTACGGTTTCTCAACAATACGCATTTCTGTCTCATCTCTCGTTTgatttttaactttataaaagAAATTGTTAGCTTCATTAGATTAAAATTGGTCGTGCTTGCAATGCTGCTGTTAGAGTTTTAGTTGTTTTGAGACCCCAGCCAACCCAAATTTTTACTGATTTGTTTTAAGTTAGAAGAGGGTTATAATTTCCAGATGTTTGACAATTTGATCAAACTGCATTTTTTGCGTTAAACAATCTGTATTAGGGATTAGTTCTTTGTACTGACTGGTATACATTTTGCAGGACGGGCATAGCTCTGAAGATTCAAAGCAAAGCACTGCTGATATGACTGTTTTTGTGAGTTCATCAATCCTTCTTCATAACATGAACCATTACTGCTTTTAATGTTTGCTGTTCTGCTAGTACCATTTCATTAATTCCGAACTTTTAGATTGCCAAGCCAGATCATAGTCTGTACTGGATGTAATTCAGCAATTGTTTATTGTGGTCTTTGACGTGCCTTTCTTATAAGTCTAGTAATGTTTTCTTTGACTAATTTTTGCAGGTGCAAAGTCTTCTTCAACAAATGGTGAGTTATAACTGGATTCTCTTATTGGAATGGTGTTCTGTTATTGACAAAGATTTTGTTGCAGCAATCTAGGTTTCAAACAATGTCTGATTCCATTATCACAAAGAATATCCTTTTCTCGTGTTCTTAAAGTTCATTGAagtgttttctttttaaatcctaAGATAGCagctttatgaaatgtataaaatGTCGCATAGTTGCTTCATGGATGAAGTATTAGTGAAAGATAGGTTCATgaaaattttatccttttctcTTCTTTATTGAACCTAAAGCAATGTGCGCTTTAGTTTCTTTTGTCTATTATTGGACTATTGAGAAATCTGGGCTAAAAGGTT
It includes:
- the LOC107924741 gene encoding xyloglucan 6-xylosyltransferase 2; translated protein: MIGKCLGAQRCRKIHRTLRHCKVTVFCFVLTVVVLRGTIGAGKFGTPEQDFVEIRDHFYFRRRAETHRVLEEVQTTSSDNEVVSDANAETNSYNDFELNKVLVDEESDDSKLDSDKPYSLGPKISDWDKQRSEWLKENPDYPNFIGPNKPRVLLVTGSSPKPCENPVGEHYLLKSTKNKIDYCRLHGIEIFYNMALLDAEMAGFWAKLPLIRRLLLSHPEVEFLWWMDSDAMFTDMAFEIPWERYKDSNLVMHGWNERVYDQKNWIGLNTGSFLLRNGQWALGFLDAWVPMDPKGKIRDEAGKVLTRELKNRPVFEADDQSAMVYLLATQREQWGDKVYLEHAYYLHGYWGLLVDRYEEMIETYHPGLGDHRWPLVTHFVGCKPCGKLGNYPVERCLKQIDRAFNFGDNQILQIYGFTQQPLASRRVKKVRNESRNPIEVKDVLRSLHPAFKAVKVSSS